The Glycine soja cultivar W05 chromosome 3, ASM419377v2, whole genome shotgun sequence genome window below encodes:
- the LOC114407618 gene encoding putative pentatricopeptide repeat-containing protein At3g05240: protein MIHQNTILSLLAKCKSMRELKKLHGLIVTTPTIKSIIPLSKLIDFCVDSEFGDINYADLVLRQIHNPSVYIWNSMIRGFVNSHNPRMSMLLYRQMIENGYSPDHFTFPFVLKACCVIADQDCGKCIHSCIVKSGFEADAYTATGLLHMYVSCADMKSGLKVFDNIPKWNVVAWTCLIAGYVKNNQPYEALKVFEDMSHWNVEPNEITMVNALIACAHSRDIDTGRWVHQRIRKAGYDPFMSTSNSNIILATAILEMYAKCGRLKIARDLFNKMPQRNIVSWNSMINAYNQYERHQEALDLFFDMWTSGVYPDKATFLSVLSVCAHQCALALGQTVHAYLLKTGIATDISLATALLDMYAKTGELGNAQKIFSSLQKKDVVMWTSMINGLAMHGHGNEALSMFQTMQEDSSLVPDHITYIGVLFACSHVGLVEEAKKHFRLMTEMYGMVPGREHYGCMVDLLSRAGHFREAERLMETMTVQPNIAIWGALLNGCQIHENVCVANQVKVRLKELEPCQSGVHILLSNIYAKAGRWEEVNVTRKVMKHKRITKTIGHSSVEMKLLS, encoded by the coding sequence ATGATACATCAAAACACCATTCTCTCTCTGTTAGCAAAATGCAAAAGTATGAGGGAATTGAAAAAATTGCATGGGCTAATAGTTACAACCCCAACTATTAAAAGCATAATCCCCTTGAGCAAGCTTATTGACTTCTGTGTAGATTCAGAATTTGGTGACATCAATTATGCAGACTTAGTACTTCGCCAGATTCATAACCCTAGCGTTTACATTTGGAACTCCATGATACGAGGTTTTGTTAACAGTCACAATCCAAGAATGTCCATGCTTCTGTATAGACAAATGATAGAAAATGGGTATTCCCCAGATCATTTTACTTTCCCATTTGTACTCAAAGCATGTTGTGTAATAGCTGATCAAGATTGTGGGAAATGCATTCATAGCTGCATAGTGAAATCTGGGTTTGAAGCTGATGCCTATACTGCTACTGGGTTACTTCATATGTATGTGTCATGTGCAGATATGAAGTCAGGACTCAAAGTGTTTGATAATATTCCCAAGTGGAATGTGGTTGCTTGGACGTGTTTGATTGCTGGGTATGTGAAGAATAATCAGCCATATGAAGCTTTGAAGGTGTTTGAAGACATGAGCCATTGGAATGTAGAGCCCAATGAAATCACCATGGTGAATGCTTTGATTGCCTGCGCTCATAGTAGAGACATTGATACTGGACGATGGGTTCACCAGCGCATTCGTAAGGCTGGCTATGATCCCTTCATGTCCACATCAAATAGTAACATCATTCTTGCAACTGCAATTCTTGAAATGTATGCCAAATGTGGCAGATTGAAGATAGCAAGAGACTTGTTCAACAAAATGCCTCAGAGAAACATTGTTTCTTGGAACAGTATGATTAATGCCTACAATCAATATGAGAGGCATCAGGAGGCGCTAGATCTCTTTTTTGATATGTGGACTAGTGGCGTTTATCCTGATAAGGCTACCTTTCTGAGTGTGTTGAGTGTTTGTGCCCATCAGTGTGCTCTGGCATTGGGACAAACTGTCCATGCTTATCTGTTGAAAACCGGCATTGCGACAGATATTTCCCTTGCAACTGCTCTTCTTGACATGTATGCCAAGACTGGTGAGTTAGGAAATGCACAGAAGATTTTTAGCAGTTTGCAAAAGAAGGATGTCGTGATGTGGACTAGCATGATCAATGGTTTAGCCATGCATGGTCATGGAAATGAAGCATTGAGTATGTTTCAAACCATGCAAGAGGATAGCTCTCTAGTCCCTGATCATATTACCTACATTGGAGTTTTATTCGCTTGTAGTCATGTTGGACTGGTTGAAGAGGCTAAAAAGCATTTTAGGCTAATGACAGAGATGTACGGTATGGTGCCAGGAAGAGAGCATTATGGTTGCATGGTTGATCTTTTGAGTAGGGCGGGTCATTTCAGAGAAGCAGAAAGATTAATGGAGACAATGACTGTACAACCAAATATTGCCATATGGGGTGCTCTTTTAAATGGCTGCCAGATTCATGAAAACGTTTGTGTTGCTAATCAAGTGAAAGTACGACTAAAAGAACTGGAACCTTGTCAAAGTGGAGTCCACATTCTTCTATCTAATATATATGCAAAGGCTGGCAGGTGGGAAGAGGTAAACGTGACTAGAAAAGTTATGAAGCATAAGAGGATTACAAAGACAATTGGTCATAGTTCAGTTGAAATGAAGCTGTTAAGCTAA